A genomic window from Candidatus Melainabacteria bacterium includes:
- a CDS encoding Rrf2 family transcriptional regulator — MKLTTKGQYAIQAMIDIASHCIKSKVPISLREVACNQNIPLPFLEQIAIKLRRAGLIKSTRGPQGGYLLLKDKASISLADILQAVEGPINLAPTGSNEAVVTYELWQKLNGSIFKILKSITLEDLYYDSISFKASKENQAYVQ, encoded by the coding sequence ATGAAGCTTACTACTAAAGGCCAATATGCAATTCAAGCAATGATTGATATTGCATCACATTGTATTAAATCAAAAGTACCAATATCTCTTAGAGAAGTAGCTTGTAATCAAAACATACCACTTCCTTTTTTAGAACAAATTGCAATAAAGCTTAGGAGAGCTGGTTTAATAAAAAGTACAAGAGGTCCTCAGGGTGGATATCTTCTTTTAAAGGATAAAGCAAGTATTTCACTGGCTGATATTCTTCAAGCCGTAGAAGGTCCTATTAATTTAGCTCCAACTGGTAGTAATGAAGCAGTGGTTACTTACGAGTTATGGCAAAAACTTAATGGAAGTATTTTTAAAATTTTAAAATCAATAACACTAGAAGATCTTTATTATGATTCTATTAGTTTTAAGGCATCAAAAGAAAATCAAGCATATGTACAATAA
- a CDS encoding response regulator transcription factor, with the protein METALQHQGYLYTFSKSSFRYHPPRTSKLNTYNPKKEMILILIADDHPYLIQGVEVDLNKDRRIKIIGTAHSYGELMDKVAGLQPDMVLLDLKMPDCEEYDLKPYIHKLRALAKCKVIIFSNETGWARIHRCLEIGASAYIEKAISIGKLANLIRHVYESDELVIFTAEHLPEVQFSPRQRETLHYMVDGKENDEIAELLDVETKTVQSYVNEIKDKLAKAFYMYPVKPRTLIRLASKLGFGHKLR; encoded by the coding sequence ATGGAAACAGCATTACAACATCAAGGATACTTGTACACATTTTCAAAAAGTAGTTTTAGATATCATCCACCAAGAACTTCTAAATTAAATACCTATAATCCCAAAAAAGAAATGATATTGATTTTAATTGCTGATGATCATCCTTACTTAATTCAAGGTGTTGAAGTTGATTTAAACAAAGATAGAAGAATTAAAATTATTGGAACTGCTCATTCTTATGGCGAGCTGATGGACAAAGTTGCAGGGTTACAACCTGACATGGTTTTATTGGATCTTAAAATGCCAGATTGTGAGGAATATGACTTGAAGCCATATATTCATAAGCTAAGAGCGCTTGCTAAATGTAAGGTAATTATATTTTCTAATGAAACAGGATGGGCAAGAATACACAGATGTTTAGAAATAGGGGCCTCAGCTTATATTGAGAAAGCAATTTCAATTGGGAAACTTGCAAATTTAATTAGACATGTTTATGAAAGTGATGAGCTTGTTATTTTTACTGCTGAACATCTTCCTGAGGTTCAATTTTCTCCAAGGCAAAGAGAAACATTACATTACATGGTTGATGGAAAAGAAAATGATGAAATAGCTGAACTACTAGATGTTGAAACTAAGACAGTCCAGTCATATGTAAACGAAATTAAAGACAAACTTGCAAAAGCATTTTACATGTATCCAGTTAAACCAAGAACATTGATACGACTGGCTTCTAAATTAGGCTTTGGACATAAACTTAGATAG
- the ruvC gene encoding crossover junction endodeoxyribonuclease RuvC: MRLNNKAKTILGIDPGSTTVGYGVLCYGNGETKPKAIGYGYIDLKGNSDKGDKLLQLYNDLKALFKKYKPDSIAIESLYFFKNVKTFVPVMQSKGVILFSAAESKIKTYEYTPLQVKQTISGYGKASKSLIQKLIQKYLDINSTIKPDDASDALAIALCHANHLVQKDEKKLN; encoded by the coding sequence GTGAGACTAAATAACAAAGCAAAAACTATTTTAGGTATTGATCCTGGCAGTACAACAGTTGGCTATGGAGTCTTGTGTTATGGTAATGGAGAAACAAAACCAAAAGCAATAGGTTATGGATATATTGACTTAAAAGGTAATTCTGACAAAGGTGACAAACTTTTACAACTTTACAATGATTTAAAGGCACTATTTAAAAAATACAAGCCTGATAGTATTGCAATTGAAAGTCTCTATTTTTTTAAGAATGTAAAAACTTTTGTGCCTGTTATGCAATCAAAAGGCGTCATTTTGTTTTCTGCAGCAGAATCAAAAATAAAAACATATGAGTATACACCACTACAAGTAAAACAAACTATTTCAGGGTATGGTAAAGCTAGTAAATCTCTAATTCAAAAATTAATACAAAAATACCTGGACATTAATTCTACGATAAAGCCAGATGATGCTTCTGATGCACTTGCAATAGCACTTTGTCATGCTAATCACCTGGTTCAAAAAGATGAAAAAAAATTAAATTAA
- a CDS encoding HD-GYP domain-containing protein produces the protein MKDKKKSPEIKYSVFETCSQKSYEIDPPLKELTHSLNEIAGELRTEEATEDVSRKDKKPTSKEISFFAKEIKNLPELKLDFKEPLHRIATTFSKAFASLRDYEEANEQIQELLIENFFHTASTLAMAVETRDPYTGGHSERVFQIAAELGRRCNLSTIEQLYLQGGALLHDVGKIGIRDGVLLKPGPLTDSEYKEMQLHTIIGAQLVKKLNCLYGCIDVVILHHERIDGFGYPYGIKGKEIPLIARITSIADAYDAMTTNRIYRRALSHEQGVEEIIRNSGTQFDPEIVKVFVPWWEENFQHKSYKNAV, from the coding sequence TTGAAAGATAAGAAAAAAAGTCCTGAAATTAAATATTCTGTGTTTGAGACATGCTCACAGAAAAGTTATGAAATTGATCCACCTTTGAAAGAATTAACACACTCTTTAAATGAAATTGCAGGAGAGTTAAGAACTGAAGAAGCTACTGAAGATGTATCGAGAAAAGATAAAAAACCAACTAGTAAAGAGATTTCTTTTTTTGCAAAAGAAATTAAAAATTTGCCAGAGTTAAAATTAGATTTTAAAGAACCTTTACACAGAATTGCAACAACATTTAGTAAAGCTTTTGCAAGTCTGAGAGACTATGAAGAAGCTAATGAACAAATTCAAGAATTGCTTATAGAAAACTTCTTTCATACTGCAAGCACATTAGCAATGGCAGTAGAAACAAGAGACCCATACACTGGAGGTCATTCTGAGAGAGTTTTTCAAATTGCTGCAGAATTAGGAAGAAGATGTAACTTAAGCACGATTGAACAGCTTTACCTGCAAGGTGGTGCTTTATTACATGATGTAGGTAAAATTGGTATTCGAGATGGTGTTCTTTTAAAACCTGGGCCACTTACAGATTCTGAATACAAAGAAATGCAGCTGCATACAATAATTGGAGCTCAGTTAGTTAAAAAGCTAAACTGCTTGTATGGATGTATTGATGTAGTTATTCTTCATCATGAGAGAATTGATGGCTTTGGATACCCATATGGGATAAAAGGAAAAGAAATACCACTTATAGCTAGAATAACTTCTATAGCTGATGCATATGATGCTATGACAACAAATAGAATTTACAGAAGAGCACTGAGTCATGAACAAGGAGTTGAAGAAATAATTAGAAACAGCGGCACACAGTTTGATCCAGAAATAGTTAAAGTTTTTGTCCCTTGGTGGGAAGAAAACTTTCAACACAAGTCATACAAAAATGCTGTTTAA
- the cobS gene encoding adenosylcobinamide-GDP ribazoletransferase, whose product MIKLLHRFFYAWLFLTKLPAPPLPKATKEDWGRIAPYFTLIGFLIGLILFLFAKIFLYFKLPVLFSALLLVFLWVLITGGLHLDGLMDTFDGINCQDKTRKIEAMKDSRIGAFGAMAGIFVVLFKLISLCTIILNKIFFVIIISCALARLAAVYSFTFLNKSKDSGISSSLLLSGVKKPGDFFANLFCFVIVFLMCIFCFHLKFIYLVYGLLSMVFCLLWSHWLDNHFKGHTGDTYGALIELSEVTILCLVVIFKQFLLL is encoded by the coding sequence ATGATAAAGTTACTTCATCGTTTTTTTTATGCCTGGCTTTTTTTAACTAAATTGCCTGCGCCTCCTTTACCAAAAGCAACAAAAGAAGACTGGGGAAGGATAGCACCATACTTTACTTTAATAGGTTTTTTAATAGGCTTAATTCTTTTTTTATTTGCTAAGATTTTTTTGTATTTTAAATTACCAGTTTTATTTTCAGCTCTTTTGCTTGTATTTCTATGGGTTTTAATTACTGGTGGTTTGCATCTTGATGGATTAATGGATACATTTGATGGCATTAATTGTCAAGATAAAACAAGAAAAATAGAAGCCATGAAAGATAGCAGAATAGGTGCTTTTGGGGCAATGGCAGGTATTTTTGTTGTTTTGTTTAAATTAATTTCTCTTTGCACTATTATTTTAAATAAGATATTTTTTGTAATTATAATTTCTTGTGCTCTTGCAAGATTAGCTGCTGTATATTCTTTTACTTTTTTAAATAAAAGTAAGGACTCTGGAATAAGTTCATCTTTACTTTTATCTGGAGTAAAAAAGCCGGGAGATTTTTTCGCAAATCTTTTTTGTTTTGTTATAGTTTTCTTAATGTGTATATTTTGTTTTCATCTAAAGTTTATTTATCTAGTCTATGGTCTATTGTCTATGGTCTTTTGTCTGCTCTGGTCACACTGGCTTGATAACCATTTTAAAGGTCATACAGGTGATACTTATGGAGCATTAATTGAATTAAGTGAAGTAACTATTTTATGTCTTGTAGTTATCTTTAAACAATTTTTGTTATTGTGA
- the lnt gene encoding apolipoprotein N-acyltransferase has translation MLSNPVIKILLITFCGFLLSFSAPEYNLWLVAWIGLTPLFIIINTAKKIKEGIFYSFLFGFGYNFWYLHWLFSMHPLDWLGLSNTESLILSYLALFITSVYCSLYFVLFTICVFLLKQVSVKPFNNSILKLILTTFIWLIVFNKLLSCKYLPGFPWTLVEYSQYKNLFLIQIAEYFGSVSISFLIVIFNLVLAEFLIWIFSSEKIGDRHIPKTPGGLEVIINGFIFVLTLIFISLITGFFLYERNQQQFSNESQAICLLQGNLPIKTTRGAKVDLNLAKQTYEELLVNNEAALFISPEGSLPTVFNKNPSVQSWLKSIVNKKKASVIFGTYCNKQNSEFTNCIASILPGESRFSFYEKERLVPFGEFVPFSYILPNILKKLASFTIGEGFVEGKKISAINSSIGKLGMNICFELIFPSLIRKYSLQKAGLLVNLSDLSWFSNSRIKEQFLAFAAFRAIENRKPFVICANNGISAFIDPSGKIKSQSLQNTRGVLIDWINPNYKVTLYAKYGW, from the coding sequence ATGTTGTCAAACCCAGTAATAAAAATATTGTTAATAACATTTTGTGGATTTCTTTTATCATTTAGTGCACCAGAATATAATCTTTGGCTTGTTGCATGGATTGGACTTACACCACTTTTTATTATTATAAACACTGCTAAGAAGATTAAAGAAGGAATTTTTTATTCATTCTTATTTGGCTTTGGTTATAACTTCTGGTATTTGCATTGGTTATTTTCAATGCACCCCTTAGATTGGTTAGGATTAAGTAATACTGAGAGTTTAATTTTGTCTTATTTAGCTCTTTTTATAACATCAGTTTATTGTTCACTTTATTTTGTTTTATTTACAATTTGTGTGTTTTTACTAAAACAAGTTTCAGTAAAACCTTTTAATAACAGTATTTTAAAGTTAATATTAACAACTTTTATTTGGCTAATTGTTTTTAATAAGTTACTTTCTTGTAAATATTTACCAGGTTTTCCGTGGACCTTAGTTGAATATAGCCAGTATAAGAATTTATTTTTAATTCAAATTGCAGAATATTTTGGAAGTGTTTCAATTAGTTTTTTAATTGTTATTTTTAATTTAGTTTTAGCAGAGTTCTTGATTTGGATATTTAGTTCTGAAAAAATAGGAGATAGACATATACCAAAGACACCTGGAGGGCTTGAAGTAATTATCAATGGTTTTATTTTTGTTTTAACTTTGATTTTTATAAGTTTAATAACAGGATTTTTTTTATATGAAAGAAATCAACAACAATTTTCTAATGAATCACAAGCTATTTGCTTGCTTCAAGGTAACTTACCAATTAAGACTACACGTGGAGCAAAAGTTGATTTAAATCTTGCAAAACAAACTTATGAAGAACTTTTAGTTAACAATGAAGCAGCACTTTTTATTAGTCCTGAAGGATCTTTACCAACAGTTTTCAATAAAAACCCCTCTGTACAAAGTTGGTTAAAATCTATAGTAAATAAAAAGAAAGCAAGTGTTATTTTTGGTACGTATTGTAATAAACAGAACTCTGAATTTACAAATTGCATAGCAAGTATTCTTCCTGGTGAAAGCAGGTTTTCATTTTATGAAAAAGAAAGACTAGTGCCTTTTGGAGAATTTGTACCTTTTTCTTATATCTTACCTAACATATTAAAAAAGTTGGCATCATTTACTATTGGGGAAGGTTTTGTTGAAGGTAAAAAAATCTCCGCAATAAACAGTTCTATTGGAAAACTAGGTATGAATATTTGTTTTGAATTAATTTTTCCTTCTCTTATAAGAAAATATTCTCTTCAAAAAGCAGGACTATTAGTTAATCTTTCTGATTTAAGCTGGTTTTCTAACTCTAGAATTAAGGAGCAATTTTTAGCTTTTGCTGCATTTAGAGCAATAGAAAACAGAAAGCCATTTGTAATTTGTGCTAACAATGGTATTTCTGCCTTTATAGATCCAAGCGGTAAAATTAAAAGTCAGTCTTTGCAAAATACAAGAGGGGTATTAATTGATTGGATTAATCCAAATTATAAAGTTACTCTTTATGCAAAGTATGGATGGTAA
- a CDS encoding NAD(P)H-hydrate dehydratase, which translates to MQKLVTSSQIREHESEYIKKMGLGSSLELMEKAGKGLARIVKNYDEPYMFICGKGNNGGDGITASKYLHKLKRKVVICLTSSEQELSYDAKINFDLVKKTKIQYFQIQNESDKAFLSFLKDTNTVVDCLLGTGTSSKSKLSTFYEWIINSVNNSGKNIIACDISTGVDPSSGNISSCAIKAKETVTFGYPKIGLYIYPGREYSGKINVVDIGLPDKDINLFLLDDEFANDNLPQRANDKSKGSFGRTLVVAGSMKYPGAAILASKAASSIGSGLTCLATSKEVFVQITSSIPEVIHVEFKLDEILSECKKSNVVVLGPGLTLREEIKTLVCELITNAEVPIVLDADGISVLASKKEILRSARNHMIITPHLKEFARLLGKDLNEVLSNKLKLAQDASLELGCTVVLKGPGTIIAAKDGKTYISPFANSALAKGGTGDVLAGYIGGLIAQGLEPPIAACVGVYLHGKVAEIIAGEKTKYSLLPQDLITYLPKAIKSFESL; encoded by the coding sequence ATGCAAAAGTTAGTAACCTCTAGTCAAATACGTGAACATGAATCTGAATACATAAAAAAAATGGGTTTAGGAAGCTCTTTAGAGCTCATGGAAAAAGCAGGAAAAGGTTTAGCTCGTATAGTAAAAAATTATGATGAGCCATATATGTTTATTTGTGGTAAAGGAAATAATGGCGGAGATGGAATTACTGCAAGTAAATACCTCCACAAGTTAAAACGCAAAGTGGTTATTTGTTTAACTTCTAGTGAGCAAGAATTATCTTATGATGCAAAAATTAATTTTGATCTAGTAAAAAAAACTAAGATTCAATATTTTCAAATTCAAAATGAAAGTGATAAAGCCTTTTTAAGCTTCTTAAAAGATACAAATACAGTTGTAGACTGTTTACTAGGAACAGGTACTAGTAGTAAAAGTAAGCTTTCAACTTTTTATGAATGGATAATTAATTCAGTAAATAACTCAGGTAAAAATATTATTGCATGTGATATTTCAACCGGTGTCGATCCAAGTAGTGGTAATATATCTTCTTGTGCAATAAAGGCTAAGGAAACAGTAACTTTTGGTTATCCAAAAATAGGATTATATATTTATCCTGGCAGAGAATATTCAGGCAAGATTAATGTTGTTGATATTGGTTTACCTGACAAGGATATAAATTTATTTTTATTAGATGATGAATTTGCCAATGACAATTTACCTCAAAGGGCTAATGATAAAAGCAAGGGTAGTTTTGGAAGAACACTAGTAGTTGCTGGTAGCATGAAGTATCCAGGTGCAGCAATTTTAGCAAGCAAAGCTGCTAGTTCAATTGGTTCAGGATTAACTTGTTTAGCTACATCAAAAGAAGTATTTGTTCAAATTACTTCTAGCATTCCTGAAGTAATTCATGTGGAATTTAAATTAGATGAGATTCTGAGCGAATGTAAAAAATCCAATGTTGTAGTTTTAGGACCAGGTTTAACTCTTAGAGAAGAGATTAAAACTTTAGTTTGTGAACTAATTACTAATGCAGAAGTCCCTATTGTTTTAGATGCTGATGGCATAAGTGTTTTGGCATCTAAAAAAGAAATCTTAAGAAGCGCTAGAAACCATATGATTATAACCCCACATTTAAAAGAGTTTGCAAGATTACTAGGAAAAGATTTAAACGAAGTCTTATCGAATAAATTAAAACTTGCACAAGATGCATCTTTAGAACTTGGATGTACAGTAGTTTTAAAAGGTCCAGGAACAATTATTGCAGCAAAAGATGGAAAAACATACATTTCTCCATTTGCAAATTCAGCACTAGCAAAAGGTGGAACTGGAGATGTATTAGCTGGCTACATTGGAGGATTAATTGCACAAGGTCTTGAACCACCGATTGCAGCTTGTGTTGGTGTTTACCTTCATGGAAAAGTTGCTGAAATAATTGCAGGTGAAAAAACAAAATATTCACTTCTTCCACAGGATTTAATTACTTATTTGCCAAAAGCAATTAAGTCGTTTGAGAGCTTATAA
- a CDS encoding cysteine desulfurase → MYNKKMIYADHSATTQARPEVIQAVVKVLEEDFGNPSSIHFYGRKAKEHLTGARTEVASVINAKEEEIIFTSGGTEADNIVIFGIARSFEALKIKNKDKHIISTKIEHPAIKEPLEYLEKKGWRITWLNVDKEGFIDLNELRKNITKKTLLVSIIHANNEIGTIQDLKEISKICKENNVSFHADAVQSFGKIPINVKELNIDFMSMSGHKIYGPKGVGALYLKSKDFLEPLIMGGGQESNLRPGTENLAGIVGFGVASKLLKKEINENATRLRKLQTMLIESLSKIKGIILTGSGIENRIPGHVSICCKDVEGESLVLQMDLKGIACSSGSACKSHNEFEPSHVLLACGISKEYVKGSLRLTLGRENTKEDINYIVESIKDIVNVKLLVP, encoded by the coding sequence ATGTACAATAAAAAAATGATTTATGCAGATCATAGTGCTACTACACAAGCAAGGCCTGAAGTAATTCAAGCTGTGGTAAAGGTTCTAGAAGAAGACTTTGGCAATCCTTCAAGTATTCACTTTTACGGGAGAAAAGCAAAGGAACATTTAACTGGTGCTAGAACTGAAGTTGCATCAGTAATAAATGCAAAAGAAGAAGAAATAATTTTTACAAGTGGTGGGACTGAAGCAGATAACATTGTTATTTTTGGTATTGCAAGGTCTTTTGAAGCACTTAAAATTAAAAATAAAGATAAACATATAATATCTACTAAGATTGAACATCCAGCAATTAAAGAACCACTTGAGTACCTGGAGAAAAAAGGCTGGAGAATTACCTGGCTAAATGTAGATAAGGAAGGATTTATTGATCTGAATGAACTTAGAAAAAATATTACAAAAAAAACATTACTAGTTTCAATCATTCATGCAAACAATGAAATTGGAACTATACAGGATTTAAAAGAAATTTCTAAAATATGTAAGGAAAATAATGTTTCATTTCACGCAGATGCAGTTCAATCTTTTGGGAAAATCCCTATAAATGTAAAAGAATTAAATATAGATTTTATGTCAATGTCAGGACATAAGATCTATGGCCCAAAAGGAGTTGGAGCACTTTATCTGAAGTCTAAAGATTTTTTAGAGCCTTTAATAATGGGCGGTGGCCAGGAGAGTAATTTAAGACCAGGTACTGAAAATTTAGCTGGTATTGTTGGTTTTGGAGTTGCATCAAAGTTATTAAAAAAAGAAATAAATGAAAATGCAACAAGACTTCGAAAACTTCAAACCATGCTTATTGAAAGCTTGTCAAAAATAAAAGGTATTATTTTAACTGGTTCAGGTATTGAAAATAGAATTCCTGGCCATGTAAGTATTTGTTGTAAAGATGTAGAGGGTGAGAGTCTTGTTTTACAAATGGACTTGAAAGGCATTGCATGTAGTTCAGGATCAGCATGTAAATCTCATAATGAGTTTGAACCATCTCATGTTTTACTTGCATGTGGAATTTCAAAAGAGTATGTAAAAGGCTCTCTAAGATTAACTCTAGGAAGAGAAAATACTAAAGAAGACATAAATTACATTGTTGAATCAATTAAAGATATTGTAAACGTAAAGCTTCTAGTACCATAG
- a CDS encoding DUF192 domain-containing protein: protein MFRKIISIILILIMFFFSESSAKALQGLVKFSGKGNLVVFLEIADTDEKKSKGLMSRPDLPQDRGMVFVFRPAKEVTFWMKDTLISLDIIFINQGKIVKIVKAAEPNQTHTLYSSDFNVTEVIEVNGGFTDKNMISVGSKVSFENIAQIDYSGKSKLMIVAK from the coding sequence ATGTTTAGAAAAATAATTTCTATAATTTTAATTTTAATTATGTTTTTCTTTTCTGAAAGCTCAGCTAAAGCTCTTCAAGGTTTGGTTAAGTTTTCAGGCAAGGGAAATCTAGTAGTGTTTCTTGAAATTGCAGATACTGACGAAAAAAAATCAAAAGGTTTAATGAGTAGACCAGACTTACCACAAGATAGAGGCATGGTTTTTGTTTTTAGACCAGCAAAGGAAGTTACTTTTTGGATGAAGGATACACTCATTTCACTTGACATAATTTTTATAAACCAGGGGAAAATTGTTAAAATTGTAAAAGCGGCAGAGCCGAATCAAACTCATACTCTTTACTCGTCAGATTTTAATGTAACTGAAGTAATTGAAGTAAATGGTGGATTTACAGACAAGAATATGATTAGTGTTGGTAGCAAGGTTTCATTTGAAAATATAGCTCAAATTGATTATTCTGGGAAATCCAAATTAATGATTGTAGCTAAATAA
- the hisD gene encoding histidinol dehydrogenase, whose protein sequence is MPTIKNLDKAKERILKISSRFNLSKKKKELKVVENIVENVREKGDKALIYYTRKFDKRELKNILVSKSEIKKARKQIARDLLASAKKAISRIQKFQKTNMPKSWIKSFGKSEKLGYKYVPLDSVGIYIPGGKSPLISTILMTVILAKVSGVKRIAVFTPPPVHKNILAVCNLLNVNEIYQIGGAQAIAASAYGTETVKPVSKIIGPGNIYVTLAKKVVFGDVGIDGLYGPSEVAIIADKFANPNYLAIDLLSQLEHGSGLESALLVTNSKQIAKETQKTLLKLAKKLPNKNIVLNSWKKNSAIIIVKSLQKATDLINKFAPEHLEIITKNPVSLLNKIYNAGAIFLGEYSCESVGDYIAGPSHCLPTGGSARFSSGLTVMDFMKKISVISFDKQSFNKIAKDVINLADAEGLKAHEESMRKRIG, encoded by the coding sequence ATGCCAACAATTAAAAATTTAGATAAAGCAAAGGAAAGAATTCTGAAAATTTCTTCAAGATTTAATCTAAGCAAGAAAAAAAAAGAATTAAAAGTAGTAGAAAATATTGTAGAGAATGTAAGAGAAAAAGGTGATAAAGCTTTAATTTACTATACAAGAAAGTTTGACAAGCGTGAGTTAAAAAATATTTTAGTTTCAAAATCTGAAATTAAAAAAGCAAGGAAACAAATTGCACGAGATCTTTTAGCATCAGCAAAAAAAGCAATTTCTAGAATACAAAAATTTCAAAAAACAAATATGCCTAAAAGCTGGATTAAATCTTTTGGAAAAAGTGAAAAACTTGGTTACAAGTATGTTCCTTTAGATTCAGTTGGTATCTATATACCTGGTGGAAAAAGTCCATTAATTTCAACAATTTTAATGACAGTGATATTAGCTAAGGTTAGCGGTGTAAAAAGAATAGCAGTATTTACTCCACCACCTGTACATAAAAATATTTTAGCTGTTTGTAATTTGCTTAACGTAAATGAGATCTATCAAATAGGTGGTGCTCAAGCAATTGCAGCCTCAGCATATGGTACAGAGACAGTAAAACCAGTTAGTAAAATTATTGGACCTGGAAACATTTATGTAACACTAGCTAAAAAAGTTGTCTTTGGAGATGTAGGGATTGATGGTTTATATGGACCAAGTGAAGTTGCAATCATAGCTGATAAGTTTGCAAATCCTAACTACTTAGCTATTGATCTTTTAAGCCAGCTTGAACATGGCTCAGGACTTGAATCTGCACTATTAGTTACCAACAGTAAACAGATTGCTAAAGAAACACAAAAAACACTTTTAAAGCTAGCAAAAAAATTACCAAATAAAAATATAGTACTTAACTCCTGGAAAAAAAATAGTGCAATTATTATAGTAAAAAGTTTACAAAAAGCAACTGATTTAATAAATAAGTTTGCACCAGAACATTTAGAAATAATCACAAAAAATCCAGTCAGCTTATTAAATAAAATTTACAATGCAGGAGCTATATTTTTAGGTGAGTACTCTTGTGAGTCGGTCGGTGACTATATTGCAGGACCTAGCCACTGTTTACCAACAGGTGGGAGTGCAAGATTTTCTAGTGGACTTACAGTAATGGATTTTATGAAAAAGATTTCAGTTATTTCATTTGATAAACAATCATTTAATAAAATTGCAAAAGATGTAATTAACTTAGCAGATGCTGAAGGATTAAAAGCACATGAGGAGTCGATGAGAAAAAGAATTGGATGA